The Longimicrobiales bacterium nucleotide sequence GCGGTCATGCGGAAGTTCGGCACACGATAGGGCTGATTGGAGGCGCCTTCGGCCGACGTGGGATCCACGCCGTTCTTCATGACCGTCCGGTTGCGCACGAAGCCCGGCATCCACTCAGGCAAGAGGCGATTGAGAATCGACTGGGAGGCCATGTCGTGGCGCCACACCGCCGGGTTACCCGCATCGTCGAGGGTAGCAGAGAGTCGATGGAGCGATGCAGGCCGATAGAAGTCGTGCTGCATGTCGTCTTCCCTGGACCACATCACCCTGACGGCACCTTCCACGCGCCCGGCGATTTCCGCAGCCTCTTGTACAAAGTCTTTCTCAGCTCTTCGTCCGAAGCCGCCTCCCAGGAAGGTCGAATGAACGACGGTGTCGTCAGCGCTCACACCCGCGGCCGCTGCCGCCACCTGCCTCGCCCCACCCCCACCCAGCATGGCCGGTCCGTTCTGGAACTGAGTCGCCGCCCATACGGTGCAGCGACCGTCCTCGACGAGCGCCGTACAATTCATGGGCTCCATGGTCGCGTGCGCGAGATACGGCAGTTCATACTCCGCCGTGATCGCCTCACCGCCCGTGGCAGCCTCCACGGCACCATGCTCGGCTGCGACACCTCCACCTTCATCGATCCCTGCCGCGAGCCGACGGCTGATCTCAGCGTCGTTCAGCCCCGCGGCCTCGCCCTCGTCCCATTCGACGACGAGCGCATCTCGACCCTTTAACGCGGGCCAATAGCCGTCGGCCAACACGGCGACGCCGCTGCTGATCTCAAGGACTTCTTGCACGCCCGGCATCGCCAGTGCAGCGGTCGCATCGAACGAACGAACAGCACCCCCGAACACCGGACAGCGAGCCACCATCGCGACCCGCGCGTCGGCCGGACCGGCGTCCACGCCGAAGATCGCCTGGCCGGTCGTCTTCTGAGGCACATCAAGACGCGGCTGTGGGAGGCCAATGATCCGAAACTCGGACGGGTCCTTGAGCGGCACATTCGCCGGAACGGCAACTGAGGCGGCCGCGACCGCTAAGTCAGCGTAAGCGAGCGTAGAACCATCGGGGTGATGCGCCATCGCATCACGCATCACGACGTCTGCTGCCGGGACGTCCCACTCCTGAGCCGCAGCTTCGCGCAGCATCTCGCGCGCGGTCGCTCCGGCCTCTCGCAGGACCTCCCACATCTCGACGATGCTCGTGCTACCGCCCGTGACCTGCATGCCCAGCGCAGCACCGTATGCCGGGTGAGCAGGCGCAAAAGCGAACGCTACACGTTCGAATGGGACTTCGAGTTCTTCGGCGACCAGCATGGGAAGCGATGTGGCGACACCCTGCCCCATCTCCGCCTTGCCGACCATGACCGTGATCGACCCGTCTGTTTCGATCCTTAGGAACGGATTGGGAGCGAACGCCGCGTCCGTATACGGAACGCCTGGGCCCGACATGACCTTGTAGCCAATCCCTAAAGCCAATCCCGTCCCAGCCAAACCCGCCACCTTCACGAAGGTCCGGCGCGTCATCATCGGCTTCTGTCCGTTCTCGCTCATCGGTCACCTCCGGACGCACCTGCACCATCCGTGGAGGTGATCCCTGCACGCATATCCGCGGCGCGATGAATCGCCCGCCGGATGGCATTGTAGGTCCCGCAGCGGCAGATGTTGTCGGACATCGCCACGTCGATGGCCTCGTCGGTTGGCTTCTCATCCGAATCGAGCAGCGCAGCCGCAGCCATGATTTGGCCAGACTGGCAGTATCCACACTGTGGGACCTGCTCCATCACCCAAGCCAACTGCACCGGATCAGAGCCGTCGGGCGACAGGCCTTCGATGGTCTTGATCTCAGCCCCGGCCACGTCTCTCACCGGCAGCTGACACGTCTTCATGGCCTGCCCGTTCACGTGCACCGTGCACGCCCCGCACTGCCCGAGCCCGCATCCGAACTTGGTCCCGGTGAGGCGAAGCGTATCGCGCAGCACCCAGAGCAGCGGCATGTCATCAGGGGCGTCGACTTCGACGACTCGGCCATTCAGTGTGAGCGTGACCATTCACATCATCCGCTTTGAGGAGAACTCTGGACCAGAGTTACCGACTCCGAATCCGCTCGTCCAGTTCCGCCATCGTAAAGCGCACGCTCAGGATGTAGGGGTCCACAAAGTCGTCCCAGTGCCCGTATGTCGTCCCTACGAAGGTCCCGTCGGGCAGGACTTCAACCCCGGCATACGTGGAGTCCCAAGCGTTCTTGTTGTCTTTCACACGTACACGGTACTGCCCGGAGCCTCCAGTCTCGATAGCGTCCCAATCACCCACCCACATGACCCAATCACCCTTGCTCGGGCTGTCCGCAGCCATGTCGCGGAAGGTGACGACCAAGCGTCCGTCTGGGGCATAACGGGCTACGTGCCGGTCCCCCGTCAGCGTGAGAGGGAGCTCTCGCGGTTCGGTCCACGTCTCCCCGTCGTCGTCAGAGAAGACCACGAACGACTCGTGCTGCCGCGAGTTCTCACGAAGCAGGAGTGCGATCCGGCTTCCATCCGGTGATACGACCAAGCCAGGCTCGCACAAATCGGCATCGGGATGCTCGGCTACGACCCACGGCTCGGACCACGTCAGGCCCCCATCGGATGAACGCGAGGCAAACACATGGAAATCCGTGGCTGCACCTTCGTTCCGAAGGAAGCGTCCATCGTCGTGAAAGAACGCCAGCAGGTCACCATTCTTCTGCGTGTGCAGCGACGACATGGCGACGATTCCGCCGAAGTCTCCGATCGGTTCGAGCTCAGACCACGTTGCTCCTTCGTCTTCCGAGATCGCTCTTCGGATGGGATACAGTCCAGAGAACATCACCAAGCGATGTCCACCCTCCGGCTTGGCCACGCGGAACATGGTCGGCACTTCGAGCGACGTCGCCCAACTGCCGGGAACAGGCAGCCGGTCACTCCAGCTCTGTCCACCGTCCGGGCTCTTCTTATACACGATGGATCCCCGGCCATGTCCCTCGGGGTACACAGTGAGGATCGTCTGACCGTCTTCCATCAGCTGCGTCGTGGGGTGTCCCAAGTACTGCCCGGGCACACGGTCCACGACCACCTGGCGATCCGTCTCGGCGTCGAGGTCGACGAGGGGAATCCCGAAGACACTGTCGGGCATCACCGGTGCCGGAATGAACGCGTCGGTCTCCGCCCACCACGCTTCGAGGGCTCCCCTTAGCTCCGCTGTCAGCTCAGGCATCTCCGCAGACAGGTCGTTGCTCTCGCTGACATCCGCCGCGAGGTCATACAACTCCCACACGTCGCCCTCAAAGAAGTGGATCAGCTTGTGGTCCCCTCGCCGGATGGCGCTCGCGGGCGTCGTCCGCCAGTGCCCCGCCATCCCCCTGTAGGCTTCTAGGTAGGCCGGAAAATGCCAGAACACGTCTCGGGCCTCCATGGCGTCCCCACGCAACACCGGGAGAAAACTCTGCCCGTCCATCACCTGGCCGGCAGGCAACTCGCCCCCGGCGACGCTTACCAGCGTCGGATAGAAGTCCGTCCCGATGACGGGGACGTCCTGAACCGAGCCGGCCTCGATCTGCCCGGGCCATCGCGCAATCAATGGCTCTCGGATGCCACCTTCGTACAACATGCCCTTTGATCCCCGAAGCGGCGCCATCGAAGTAACCGGGCCGTAGCCGCCGTTGTCAGCGTAGAAAATGACGAGCGTGTTCTCGGCCAAACCAAGTGAGTCGAGGGCTGCCATTACGAGGCCTAAGCTCTCGTCCATTGCGGTGACCATCGCACCGTACTCGGCGTTCCCCTGCCCGCCGGAAGCCGGCCTATCCGCATACTCAGCAACGAGATCGGGCCTGCCTTGAATGGGCGTATGCACCGCGTAGTGGGACAGATAAAGGAAGAACGTCTCTTCGCGGTTCTCCTCCATGAAGCCGATCACTTCATCGGTGAGCCGGTCCGTCAGGTACTCCCCTTCCTCCCCCTCTTCCAGCCCCGGAATTTGCCGTCCGTTACGCTCGTATGGGTAGAAGTATCCCGGCGGAGAGCCCGCAGCGTTCCCGGCCACACTCCAGTCAAAGCCATGATCCGTGGGGAGCGAACCGTCCCCACCCAGATGCCACTTCCCCGCATGACCCGTCGTATACCCAGCTTCCTGTAGGGACTCGGCGAGCGTCGCCACCCCGAGGTCGAGGTCCAGTCGATTTTGTACTGGAACAAGCCTCCGGTTGGCAGCGTCGCCACGGGCCGCGGACGCTACGGTGTAGACACCAGTCCTGGGCGCATATTGCCCGGACATCAGCGCAGCACGACTCGGTGCGCAGTTCGGTGCATTCGCGTACGCGTTGGTGAAGCGCATGCCTTCGGCGGCCAATCGATCGACGTTGGGCGTTTCGTAATACGTGCTGCCCTGCACGCCTAAGTCGTTCCAGCCGAGATCGTCGATATAGATCAGGACAATGTTCGGTGGGGACTCCTCAGCGCTCCCAGGACCGGAACCATCCCCGCACGCCGAGACGGCCAGAGCCATCAGCGCCGTGCGGACGACCAGCGTCAGCCTGATCGTGGGGACAAAGCTCACTCGAACACCACGTCGAGTACCGCGCTCTCATCAGCAGTCGGGCGGACGCCGGTCAACGTCTGAAGCCGGTCCGTACCCGGCTCACCGACAACAATCGTGTAGGCACCACCCGCCGTGAACACGCGCGGCCGATAACGGTCGCCCTGGATGCGCAGGGTATAAGCTACTTCGCCCGTGCGCTCCTCAACGACCTGCACCACCGGGTCCACCATTCCGGTCACCACCACCTCTGGCAGGTACGCGACAGCCTCACGGTCGTACTGCTCCGCCTGCGTTACAGTGACCGGCCAGCCGGGATACTGAGCAGCATCCGCAGCCGACGGGTCGACCCAGCGCGGCCATGCCTCGACCTCGATCTCACGCGTGCTTCTGTCGAAGCGCATGATCCCGTACCCCGGCGCTCGCTGATACAACTCGTGGGGCTCGAAATCAACCTGGGTTGGGTTCGCCACGGCCAGCACGGTCATGCGGTTTCCGAAGCCGTCGAGATACTCCCCGGTGTTGCGGGGAGACGAAGGCACGGGATTCCTGCCTGGTGTGGGCGGAAACCACCTCCGCGGCCAGAGATTGGCGATGGATGGGACGGTGAAGACATGTCCGGCATCGTTCCAGGCATCCACTCCATATCGAATGAAGTGCCCAAGATGTTGATCGCCTACTACATGAAACGCAAAGCCCTTCCGTAATGCACGGACTCCACGGTCCCGGCCCGACTTCGGCCAGCCGTTCGAGTCCATGTCTTCGGCAAGCTTTTCGCCTTCTAGGTATTCACCTGGCTCCACGATGTACGAGCCCGGCAACACCGCCCCACTGGTGGCGTCCTCAGGGATTGTCGCAACGTCCGCGAAAGGCGTCTGAGACAAAACGACCTTCATCCAGGCGCCGTCAGTCCAGTCGTTCGCCCACTCCTCCAGGAACCGCTCCTGCCCTTCCCCGAGCAGCACCGCATCCGGTGAGTCGGATTGGGTCGCCGCGTTGAAGCCGGGCCGCCGCGGCCAGCCGTTCACGACGTCTCCTCCGCGAACGACCACGGACGGAGGTGACTTCCACATCCGGTCTGCGAGCACCGCGAAGCTCATGCCGCCGTATTCAATGCGTGTGTGATACGTGGTGATGCCCAACGCCATCGGGTCTGCCGGCGCCGGATCCGGCAGGTGAGAGACCTGCGTCCGATGCATCGCGTTCACCCAATCGGGTGACATCCGATACCCGCCTGCGTCCTGAACCGTGTAGTCGCCCGGCTCCCTCACGCCCCCGTTGCCCCAAATGTTGCCGTGGTAGGCGTCATGGTCATCAGGGATCGTGACCGTGGGCCTGTCACGAGTCAGATCACGGAACGACCACACGAAGCGGAACCAGTGCCCCAGGTAGTCCACGGAGGCGATGTCGGTCGTATCGCGGACGACACCTTCGAGCCCGCCCTCATAGATCTGGTCGCCTGCGAAGAAGATCATATCCGGGTCATGGTGTGCCACGCCCGCTACGGTCTCGTTATTGGGATACCAGAAGTGGCTTCCATTCCACTGTCCGTCCGCGCCCGAGATGTGGTGGCAATTGAGGCCAGCCAGCACGAACTCTTCAGTGTCGTCCGGGATCTGGCGAATGGTGCCCTCGAAGTAGTGCGGCGTCGGCTCGCGAAGCCCGATCGGGAAACTGTAAGCCACTCGGTACGGGACATCCTCGGGAGCGTCCCAGCCCTCGAGGCGGAAATGCGCCGTAGCACTCAAAGGTTGGATCTCAGCGGATGCCACGCGCTGCCAGCCTCCGTCGCGCTGTAGCTCGAGATGAGCCTCCGGGGCGTCCGTCGGCCCGAGAGGTCCGAGCTGGGCGGTCATCTTCATGGTGCCACGCGACAACGTGTACATCGCGCCCATGACGGGGCCGAAAGCGCGGTCTTTGTGTCTGCGGACTTTCGCACCATCCAACGTCCATGATGCGAACCAGTAGCCCGGCGCGTCTTCCGCCGCGGCGCCGTCGGCAGCGGCGGGACTCCGGTGCGACACCAGCGCCACATTTCCGGTCATGTGCTCTGGGTCGATGCCGGAGTACCAAGCCCGAGCACGCTCATTGCCAGTGACGCCGTCCAACAGCGTCACGATCATCGAATACGTGTCACCGTCGGGCTCGGCCTGGACGGCCAGGAACATGTCGTTCCCCACTTCCCCGGAGACCTCGGTCTGATCCGCCTGGATCAGCGGCCAGTGCTCAAGCGGGATGTTCGGGTTGGGCCCCGTGTAGCCGTGATTCTCCGAGTTGTCACGCACGACGATCTGTCCCGTACCGTCCACGGCGACGATCAAGCCACCGTCTGTGGATGGCCAGTGGTGGCTCAGCGCGCTGATTCGGAAGTCCACATCACCGCCACCGACCCCGATCAGGAAGCCGGACCAGGTGTCCTCATGCCTCGCCCCTGGTTCGACCGCACCCATACCCACACTCATTCGGAATGCGCCGTCGTCGTCGCTGAGCGCGTAAGTGAGCAAGTGCAGGGTCCGCATCGGCTTGGCACGGCTGCCTTCGATGCTCTCGATGCGTCCGTCGCGAGCACGCCAGTCCTGCAGCCGATTCGCGTAGTAGTCGGGTCCGACCCAGATGCGGTCGGCGTCCTCCGTCACGAGGCCGATGAACTGCGGACCGGGTTCCACGCAGCCGCTGAGGGCGACGCTCGCGAGGACGAGGCCGAGGAGTAATCCATTGCCCTTCAGCGGGCCAACACGGGGCGGACGACTGACGACAGGGTCCGACGATGCACTAGGCGATTGGGACAAGAACGAGCCTCCTTGGACTCACCGACTGGAACGGTTCTGGCTCTGCGAACCTCACCGGACGAAACCTCGGCTTCCTAGGCCCATTCGCAAGGACATCGATATCGAGTTCCTTGGAGATTCGATCCGACAGCTGGCGTGCCTCGAAGACGTCCATGACACGCGCCTGAATATCCGAATGCTTGCGTGCGAAAGCCGGCACGGGTCAATCGCCGCAACGTTCACGGTCGTCGTTGCGCAGGTCAAAGGCGGCGCGGGCCGGTGAGGTTCCCGGCCCGCGCGCCCTATCGAGCGTCAGCGTCCCCCTGATCCAATCGGCCGCCTGGCCGTCGGCCCCACGATGAACGGCTTGGTCACGATGTCCGGCCCGACTCCGCGCTTGGACTCCGCCACGATGCGCGCAACCTCTTCCATCAGCTTGTCGTTTTCGATCACCACACCGTCTTTGATCGTGTGGATGATGCCCTGCGTCCGGTACATCTCCCTGGCCTCGTTCATGTTGATCGCGCCGAACGGGTACAGGTAGCGGAAGTTCTCGGCCGGAGAACCATCGACTACGAGCAGGTCGGCGATGTAGCCCACCTGAACCATGCCCAGCTTGGGCTCCAGAATCGTCTGGGCCGAGTTGAACGTCGCGCTCTGAAGTACCTCGAGCGGATGCATCCCAGATTCGAGCACGAGCTGGAGCTCTCGGATGTTGCCGAAGCCCCCCGTCGACCACTGGTAGTTGTCGTCTGTGCCGTACGCGACGCGCCCGCCACGCTTGTTGAACTCGTAGATCATGTCGCCCCACAGGTCGTACATGTAGTGCCAACGGTATTCGTCCATCGACGTCCAGTTGTACTGGAAGGACGCGTGGTTATCCGCATTCGGTAGGTGCCAGTCCCACAGCGCCTGGTGCGTGTACTTCTCGTGCCACGGCAGGCTCTGGGCGCGAAGGATGTCGCGGTTGGCCTCGTAGGTAGCCCGGTTCGGCTGCATGGTCACGCCGTAGTACACCAGCGAATCCACCACCGTGTTCAACAGTCGATGCCGGGTCTCTTCGTTTTCACCCGCCTCGATCCAGACCTGGGCGGCCTCGCGGAATCGTTTGTTCTCGTCGAGGAAGTTGTAGTCCACTGGATAATTCTGGACGCCGCGGTTGAGCGCGGACTCAGCATACCCGTAGTGGTGCACGATCATGGTCACGCCGAGCCGGGCAGCATCCAGAGCGTTCACCTGCGATGTGCTGGACGGTTGGATGTGAACCGCGGTGATCCCACCCGCGGCCTCGATCGCCTGCGCGGCCGCCCCGAACATCGTGGGGTTCCAGGTGAGCTGGTTCAGGTACACCTGCCGCACGCCGGCCGCGATCATGTCGCGAGCGATCTGAGGTGCCATCTCGGGGTCGGCCAAGTCCTCAGCCGAGTAGTCCGTCTTACTGCCCCACCCGTAGATCGGAAACAGCCGGGGCGACAGGATCTCGTTGCCTCGCTCAGCCTGCAGTTGGTCTTGCACCCGGTCTTCTTCAGCCGGCCCGATGGAGGTCACGCCCGTCGCGAGCTGCATATAGTAGATGTAGTCGAGCGGTAGCTCCTCACCCCGCAGGTGCAGATGCAGGTTGAGCATACCCGGCATCACAAAGAGCCCGTCGCCTTCAATGATGCGGTCGCCCTGCATGCGCTCCGGGTTGTTGCGATCGTGCTGGGTCATCTCCGCGATCACGTTACCCGTGACGAGGATGTCGTACGGGCCGCTCGCGGGGCCGCCGTGCCCCGGGATCACCATGACGTTGCGGAGGACCAGGCGTTCGTAGGGTCCCTCCGCTAGGTCGCCGAACATCTTGGTTTCAGTCGGGTTGGGGTTGGCTTGGACCTTTTCGAGCTGAGCGCTGGCGGGCGCCGCGAGCGCGAACGAAAGGCAAAGCGCAGAGAGGATGCCTGGTGGCATCCAGCGTGTACGGACCGTGATCATAGCTAAGCTCCTGCAGTCGTGTTCGGTAGAGATCCCACAAGC carries:
- a CDS encoding molybdopterin-dependent oxidoreductase, yielding MSENGQKPMMTRRTFVKVAGLAGTGLALGIGYKVMSGPGVPYTDAAFAPNPFLRIETDGSITVMVGKAEMGQGVATSLPMLVAEELEVPFERVAFAFAPAHPAYGAALGMQVTGGSTSIVEMWEVLREAGATAREMLREAAAQEWDVPAADVVMRDAMAHHPDGSTLAYADLAVAAASVAVPANVPLKDPSEFRIIGLPQPRLDVPQKTTGQAIFGVDAGPADARVAMVARCPVFGGAVRSFDATAALAMPGVQEVLEISSGVAVLADGYWPALKGRDALVVEWDEGEAAGLNDAEISRRLAAGIDEGGGVAAEHGAVEAATGGEAITAEYELPYLAHATMEPMNCTALVEDGRCTVWAATQFQNGPAMLGGGGARQVAAAAAGVSADDTVVHSTFLGGGFGRRAEKDFVQEAAEIAGRVEGAVRVMWSREDDMQHDFYRPASLHRLSATLDDAGNPAVWRHDMASQSILNRLLPEWMPGFVRNRTVMKNGVDPTSAEGASNQPYRVPNFRMTAATVELPVPVGFWRSVGHTHSAFVVESFIDELAHAAGQDPYEYRRDLLAEHPRHLAVLNTVAEAADWGSEVPQGRARGIAVAESFGSYVAEVAEVSLGEDGRPRVHKVWCAVDCGVVVNPAIVRAQMESGIIFGLTAALYGKITIEDGRAVQSNFHDYEMVRMSEAPEMHVVLAPSGDGPGGVGEPGVPPIAPAVTNALFALTGQRVRTLPIALG
- a CDS encoding alkaline phosphatase D family protein, whose translation is MSQSPSASSDPVVSRPPRVGPLKGNGLLLGLVLASVALSGCVEPGPQFIGLVTEDADRIWVGPDYYANRLQDWRARDGRIESIEGSRAKPMRTLHLLTYALSDDDGAFRMSVGMGAVEPGARHEDTWSGFLIGVGGGDVDFRISALSHHWPSTDGGLIVAVDGTGQIVVRDNSENHGYTGPNPNIPLEHWPLIQADQTEVSGEVGNDMFLAVQAEPDGDTYSMIVTLLDGVTGNERARAWYSGIDPEHMTGNVALVSHRSPAAADGAAAEDAPGYWFASWTLDGAKVRRHKDRAFGPVMGAMYTLSRGTMKMTAQLGPLGPTDAPEAHLELQRDGGWQRVASAEIQPLSATAHFRLEGWDAPEDVPYRVAYSFPIGLREPTPHYFEGTIRQIPDDTEEFVLAGLNCHHISGADGQWNGSHFWYPNNETVAGVAHHDPDMIFFAGDQIYEGGLEGVVRDTTDIASVDYLGHWFRFVWSFRDLTRDRPTVTIPDDHDAYHGNIWGNGGVREPGDYTVQDAGGYRMSPDWVNAMHRTQVSHLPDPAPADPMALGITTYHTRIEYGGMSFAVLADRMWKSPPSVVVRGGDVVNGWPRRPGFNAATQSDSPDAVLLGEGQERFLEEWANDWTDGAWMKVVLSQTPFADVATIPEDATSGAVLPGSYIVEPGEYLEGEKLAEDMDSNGWPKSGRDRGVRALRKGFAFHVVGDQHLGHFIRYGVDAWNDAGHVFTVPSIANLWPRRWFPPTPGRNPVPSSPRNTGEYLDGFGNRMTVLAVANPTQVDFEPHELYQRAPGYGIMRFDRSTREIEVEAWPRWVDPSAADAAQYPGWPVTVTQAEQYDREAVAYLPEVVVTGMVDPVVQVVEERTGEVAYTLRIQGDRYRPRVFTAGGAYTIVVGEPGTDRLQTLTGVRPTADESAVLDVVFE
- a CDS encoding amidohydrolase family protein; protein product: MITVRTRWMPPGILSALCLSFALAAPASAQLEKVQANPNPTETKMFGDLAEGPYERLVLRNVMVIPGHGGPASGPYDILVTGNVIAEMTQHDRNNPERMQGDRIIEGDGLFVMPGMLNLHLHLRGEELPLDYIYYMQLATGVTSIGPAEEDRVQDQLQAERGNEILSPRLFPIYGWGSKTDYSAEDLADPEMAPQIARDMIAAGVRQVYLNQLTWNPTMFGAAAQAIEAAGGITAVHIQPSSTSQVNALDAARLGVTMIVHHYGYAESALNRGVQNYPVDYNFLDENKRFREAAQVWIEAGENEETRHRLLNTVVDSLVYYGVTMQPNRATYEANRDILRAQSLPWHEKYTHQALWDWHLPNADNHASFQYNWTSMDEYRWHYMYDLWGDMIYEFNKRGGRVAYGTDDNYQWSTGGFGNIRELQLVLESGMHPLEVLQSATFNSAQTILEPKLGMVQVGYIADLLVVDGSPAENFRYLYPFGAINMNEAREMYRTQGIIHTIKDGVVIENDKLMEEVARIVAESKRGVGPDIVTKPFIVGPTARRPIGSGGR
- a CDS encoding (2Fe-2S)-binding protein; translation: MVTLTLNGRVVEVDAPDDMPLLWVLRDTLRLTGTKFGCGLGQCGACTVHVNGQAMKTCQLPVRDVAGAEIKTIEGLSPDGSDPVQLAWVMEQVPQCGYCQSGQIMAAAALLDSDEKPTDEAIDVAMSDNICRCGTYNAIRRAIHRAADMRAGITSTDGAGASGGDR
- a CDS encoding sulfatase-like hydrolase/transferase — its product is MSFVPTIRLTLVVRTALMALAVSACGDGSGPGSAEESPPNIVLIYIDDLGWNDLGVQGSTYYETPNVDRLAAEGMRFTNAYANAPNCAPSRAALMSGQYAPRTGVYTVASAARGDAANRRLVPVQNRLDLDLGVATLAESLQEAGYTTGHAGKWHLGGDGSLPTDHGFDWSVAGNAAGSPPGYFYPYERNGRQIPGLEEGEEGEYLTDRLTDEVIGFMEENREETFFLYLSHYAVHTPIQGRPDLVAEYADRPASGGQGNAEYGAMVTAMDESLGLVMAALDSLGLAENTLVIFYADNGGYGPVTSMAPLRGSKGMLYEGGIREPLIARWPGQIEAGSVQDVPVIGTDFYPTLVSVAGGELPAGQVMDGQSFLPVLRGDAMEARDVFWHFPAYLEAYRGMAGHWRTTPASAIRRGDHKLIHFFEGDVWELYDLAADVSESNDLSAEMPELTAELRGALEAWWAETDAFIPAPVMPDSVFGIPLVDLDAETDRQVVVDRVPGQYLGHPTTQLMEDGQTILTVYPEGHGRGSIVYKKSPDGGQSWSDRLPVPGSWATSLEVPTMFRVAKPEGGHRLVMFSGLYPIRRAISEDEGATWSELEPIGDFGGIVAMSSLHTQKNGDLLAFFHDDGRFLRNEGAATDFHVFASRSSDGGLTWSEPWVVAEHPDADLCEPGLVVSPDGSRIALLLRENSRQHESFVVFSDDDGETWTEPRELPLTLTGDRHVARYAPDGRLVVTFRDMAADSPSKGDWVMWVGDWDAIETGGSGQYRVRVKDNKNAWDSTYAGVEVLPDGTFVGTTYGHWDDFVDPYILSVRFTMAELDERIRSR